Part of the Algiphilus sp. genome, TCGGAGTCGGCGACCTTCTTGGGCTCGGGCGCCGCGGTGGCGACCACCGGAACGCTGCGCACCAGCGGGAACAGCACGCCGACGCGCAGGATGGCCTCGCTGACCGAATCCTCGGCGGTGCCGACCTGCTTGGCGGGCGCGCCGTCGGTGTAGCGGTAGGCGACTTCGCCGCGCAGACCGAAGTTGATCGACGGATAGCTCAGAAGACCCAGCGTGACCTCGCCGAAGGCACGACGGCGGTTCTCGTCGGGCGGATCGAGCTGGTTGTTGGCGAGGCCGCCGCCGAGGCCGATGTAGGGCTCGACCGTGCCGCCGCGCTGGAAGGCGTACAGACCGCCGAGCTTGAGGTTCAGGCTGCGGGCGTCACGGTCGGGGGCCTGGTCGTCGCTCGAGAACGTCGAGTAGTCGACGGCGAGCTCGGCCGCGAGGTTGTCGGTGAAGAAGTAGCCACCGGACACGTGCAGGCCGTTGCCGGCATCGTTCGGCCGGTCGTTGCTGTCGAAGGTGTACTGGTATGACAGGGACGTAAATGCCTTGACATTCCCGCCTTCCTGCGCAGCCACTACCTGGCTGGCGATCAGCGCTGCCCCGCCGAGTAAAACTGCGAGTTTTCTGCTCACGATCGGTACGCTCCCTGTGTGTGGCGACTTCGGCCTTCTGAATTTGAAAGCGCCCGACTCTGCGAGCGCTCTGCACGTTTTACTATAACAGGAGCGCTATTGCCAGCAGTACCGAACCCGTTCAGCTGGTAGTAAGGCGGTGGCTCAGGTCCCGCGCGCAAGCCCTTCACTTATTTCCGGAATCCTGATGTCGATCCTTGCCGATGTTGGCGCCTTCGCGCTGAAGCTTGTGCTCATTCTCGCGCTGGTCGGCGCGATTGTTACTCTGGTAGCGCGTGGCGCCCGGAGTCGCGGCGACGATCAGCCCGCTCCGCTCGAGATCCGCGCGCTGCACGAGCAGCTGCGCGAGCGCGCCGAGCGGATCCGCCTCGAGACGGCGTCGCCGGCGCAACGCAAGGCGCTGCGCAAGACACTCAAGCGCAAACGCAAGGACGAGGACAAGGCCCCGGGGGGCCAGAAGGAGCGTCCGCGCGCCTTCGTGCTGGATTTCGAGGGCGATCTCCGCGCGTCCGCGGTTTCGGCGCTGCGCGAGGAGATCAGCGCGCTGCTGCTGGTGGCGGGCAGCGGCGACGAGATCGTGCTGCGGCTGGAGAGCCCGGGCGGCATGGTGCACGGCTACGGGCTGGCGGCGTCGCAGCTCGCCCGCATCGGCAAGCGCGGCATCCGCCTGACCGTGACGGTCGACAAGGTCGCAGCCAGTGGCGGCTACATGATGGCCTGCGTCGCCGACCGCATTGTGGCGGCACCGTTCGCGGTCATCGGCTCGATCGGCGTGGTCATGCAGATGCCCAACTTCCACCGCCTGCTCAAGCGCAAGGAGATCGACTTCGAGCTGCTCACCGCGGGCGAGCACAAGCGCACGCTGACGCTGTTCGGCGAGAACAGCGATGCCGCCCGGAGCAAGGCGCTGGAAGAGCTCGAGGATACCCACACGCTGTTCAAGGACTTCATCCGCGATCACCGGCCGCAGCTCGATGTGGATACCGTGGCCAACGGCGAGCACTGGTTCGGCACACGCGCGGCCGAGCTCAAGCTGGTCGACGAGCTGATGACCAGCGACGACTATCTCATGCAGCGCATGGAGACCCACGATCTGTTCGGCGTGCGCCTGCGTCAGCCGCGTCCGCTGATGCAGCGGCTCGCGGAGCGCGTCAGCATGGCAGTGCAGCGCGTGCGGGAAGCGGCGCTGCTGCGCGCGTGACCCACGGCCGGTACCCTGCGCGGCGACGCGGCACTGCCGCCATCGCACGGCAACCGAACCGAATGCCCGTCGCAACGGTCTTGTATCCCGTGCCCTCGCCACCCGGCGACGGCCTTCCTCCATGTAATCCAGACCAAAGGTTCCAGATGCGAAGCTCCCGAGCCTCCGCCTCCCACGTCGTCCGCCTCGCCGCGCTGATCGGCATCGCCCTGATGCTGGTCGGCCTCAGCGTGCCCAGCGCGCGCGCGACTCCCCTGCTGTCGGCGGACAAGCCGACCCTGGCCCCGATGCTCAAGGAAGTCCTGCCATCGGTGGTCAACATCAAGATCACCGCGCGGCAGAGCATGGAGAATCCGCTGCTGCAGGACCCCTTCTTCCGCCGCTTCTTCGGCCTGCCCGACGAGCAGCAGCCGCGCGAACGGCAGTCCCAGCCCGTCGGTTCCGGCGTCATCATCGACAACAAGGAAGGGCTGGTACTGACCAATCACCACGTCATCGCGCAGGCCGAGGAGATCGTGGTCAACCTGTCCAGCGGCCGCGACATCGAGGCCGAGCTGGTGGGCAGCGACCCGGAAACCGACATCGCCGTGCTGCGCATCGACGCCAGCGGCCTCCCGGCGCTGCCCATGGCCGATTCGGACGCGCTGCAGGTGGGCGACTTCGTGCTCGCCATCGGCAATCCCTTCGGTCTCGGTCAGACCGTGACCTCCGGCATCGTCAGCGCGCTCGGCCGCATGACGGGCACCGAGGGCTACCAGAACTTCATCCAGACCGACGCCGCCATCAATCCCGGCAACTCGGGCGGCGCACTGATCAACCTCGATGGTGAACTGGTCGGCATCAACAGCCAGATCCTGTCGCGGACCGGCGGCAACATCGGCATCGGATTCGCCATTCCGACCAATCTGGCGCGCACGGTCATGGACCAGCTGGTCGAGCACGGCGACGTGCAGCGCGGCAAGATCGGCATCGTCGGGCAGACGCTGACCGACGAGCTCGCCAAGGCCTTCGACCGCGAGGTCGACGGTGGCGTGGTGATCACCAAGGTCATGGAGGACTCGCCCGCCGAGGAAGCCGGCCTGAAGGCCGAGGACATCATCATCGAGGCCGACGGCGCGCGCATCGACGACATGCTGAAGCTGCGCAACCACATCGGCCTCAAGCGCGTCGGCGACCGGGTCAAGCTCAAGGTGCTGCGCGACGGCAAGGAACGCCGCGTGACCGTGGAGATCGGCGACGACGAGGCCAGCGAGGCCGGCGGCGACGCGCTCCATCCCAAGCTCGAGGGCGCGCGCCTGGGGCCGATCCAGGAGGATCATCCGCTCGCCGGCCGCGCCGAGGGCGTGCAGGTGCTCGAGGTCGCGCAGGGCAGCCCTGCCGCCGGCGCAGGCCTGCGTCCGGGCGACATCATCATGGCAGCCAACCGGCAGAAGGTGACCTCGGTGCCCGAGCTGAGCGAGATCGCCGGCGGCGGCAGCCAGCTGCTGCTGCACATCCGGCGCGGCAACGGCGCGCTCTTCCTGCTGCTGCAGTAGGACGGGCCTTGGCGGGCATGGCGTCGGCGTCGTTATACTCGGCGCCATGTCCCGCCGGCAGCCATGATGGACGAAGAGCTCACACTGCTTGAGCGGCGCGTGCACCAGTTGCTCGCCACCTATCGTCAGGCGTCGGGCGAGCTGCGCCGCGTCGAAGCGGAACGCGACCGTCTTCTGGAGGCCAACAACGAGCTGCGCGAGCGCATCGAGCGCATCGTCGCGCGCATTCGGGCCCTCGAGCTGGAGCAAAGCGATGGCTGAAGAGTCGATCACCATCTCCGTGCGCATCATGGGACGGGAGTACACCGTCTCGTGCCCGCCGGACGAGCACGAGACGCTGGTCGCCTCGGCCGAGATGCTCAATCAGCGCATGAGCGCCATCCGCAAGCGCGGCAAGGCGCTCGGCACCGAGCGCATCGCGGTGATGGCGGCGCTGAACCTGGCGCGCGAACTGCTGGCCGGCGGCGACGGCGAGGACGCCGAGACCCGTCAGCGCAACGCCGAGCGCATCAAGCAGCTCCGGCTCGACATCGACAGCACCATGGCCCGCAACGGCTGACCCCGCGATCCCGACAACCGGCGCATTCCCGTCGACCGTCGCATGGTTCCGGCCGGCCGCTTTCTTGTATCGTGTGAGGGTGTCTCCTGCGGTGTACGTGGTTCGCCCCAAAACCCTTGAGCCTATTTACCTACCCAGGGAGCTGATGCCGTTTCTGGCGAGCACGCCCGCCCCGCAGCGGGAAGCCCGATGATCCGGCTAGGCACCCACTTGAGACGCTAGTCTCAAGGTCAACGGCGGATGACGGCACAGGCGGGAGACACCATCGAATCACGCGAGCGGGCGCGCGCCGAGGCGCGGCGCGCCCGCCGCACCCTCGCCCCGGCCGAGCGCCGCGAGCGCGCGGAACTCGCCGCACGCGCGGCCATGCGACTGGTGGCCCGCAGACGGGCACGCCGGGTCGCGCTGTACATCGGCCACGCCAGCGAGATGCCCACCCTGCCGCTGCGCCGCGCACTCCTGGCGCGGGGCATCGCGGTCTACCTGCCGGTCATCGGCCGCGACGGCGCCATGCACTTCCGCCGCTGGCGAGGCGGCCCCGTGCGCAGGGGCGCCCACGGCATCCCCCGTCCCGTCGGCGGCGCGCGCAGCACGCGCAGTGCGCTCGACATCGTCTTCCTGCCCATGCTGGCCTTCGACGCCAGCGGCACGCGCCTCGGCGCGGGCGGCGGCTACTACGACCGCTGGCTCGCCGGGGTGCGCGGGCGCCGGCCCCTGCTCTGCGGTTACGCTTTCGCGGCACAGGAGGCGCAGCGGCTGCCACACGCGGAGTGGGACATCCCGATCTCGGCCGTGGTCACGGAACGCGGCATCCGCCGCCTCCCCGAATGAATCCCGCCCGAAACCGAGTCCTCGCATGGCCTACTGGCTGATGAAGTCCGAACCCGATGCCTTCTCCATCGACGATCTGCGCGATCGTCCCCAGCAGACCGAGCCCTGGGACGGCATCCGCAACTACCAGGCCCGCAACTTCATGCGCGACCGCATGCAGGTGGGCGACCAGGCCTTCTTCTACCATTCCAACTGCGCCGTGCCGGGCATCGTGGGCGTCATGGAGATCGCCTCCCCGCCCTACCCCGACCCCACCCAGTTCGACGAGAACAGCAAGTACTTCGACGCCAAGTCGAAACCCGAGGAACCGCGCTGGCAGCTCGTCGACGTGCGCTACGTCCGTCACACCGAGCGCAACATCCCCCTCGCCGAGCTGCGCGAACACGCCGAAGGCGAACTGGCCGGCATGCAGCTGCTGATGAAGGGGAACCGGCTATCGATCATGCCGGTGGCGGAGGAACACTGGACGTTCATTCTGTCGCTGGAATAACCGCCCTGAAGTCGCGCCCACTAAAAAGGGGACGGTATACTTATTTTTGCCGGCCATTCGCTCAGCCGGAACGATGACAACACCGGAAATCGGTGCGCTACCGGTTGCCGCGCGGGAAATCAGTATACTGTCCCCTTCC contains:
- a CDS encoding DegQ family serine endoprotease; translated protein: MRSSRASASHVVRLAALIGIALMLVGLSVPSARATPLLSADKPTLAPMLKEVLPSVVNIKITARQSMENPLLQDPFFRRFFGLPDEQQPRERQSQPVGSGVIIDNKEGLVLTNHHVIAQAEEIVVNLSSGRDIEAELVGSDPETDIAVLRIDASGLPALPMADSDALQVGDFVLAIGNPFGLGQTVTSGIVSALGRMTGTEGYQNFIQTDAAINPGNSGGALINLDGELVGINSQILSRTGGNIGIGFAIPTNLARTVMDQLVEHGDVQRGKIGIVGQTLTDELAKAFDREVDGGVVITKVMEDSPAEEAGLKAEDIIIEADGARIDDMLKLRNHIGLKRVGDRVKLKVLRDGKERRVTVEIGDDEASEAGGDALHPKLEGARLGPIQEDHPLAGRAEGVQVLEVAQGSPAAGAGLRPGDIIMAANRQKVTSVPELSEIAGGGSQLLLHIRRGNGALFLLLQ
- a CDS encoding EVE domain-containing protein — encoded protein: MAYWLMKSEPDAFSIDDLRDRPQQTEPWDGIRNYQARNFMRDRMQVGDQAFFYHSNCAVPGIVGVMEIASPPYPDPTQFDENSKYFDAKSKPEEPRWQLVDVRYVRHTERNIPLAELREHAEGELAGMQLLMKGNRLSIMPVAEEHWTFILSLE
- a CDS encoding cell division protein ZapA → MAEESITISVRIMGREYTVSCPPDEHETLVASAEMLNQRMSAIRKRGKALGTERIAVMAALNLARELLAGGDGEDAETRQRNAERIKQLRLDIDSTMARNG
- a CDS encoding OmpA family protein, whose amino-acid sequence is MSRKLAVLLGGAALIASQVVAAQEGGNVKAFTSLSYQYTFDSNDRPNDAGNGLHVSGGYFFTDNLAAELAVDYSTFSSDDQAPDRDARSLNLKLGGLYAFQRGGTVEPYIGLGGGLANNQLDPPDENRRRAFGEVTLGLLSYPSINFGLRGEVAYRYTDGAPAKQVGTAEDSVSEAILRVGVLFPLVRSVPVVATAAPEPKKVADSDGDGVPDNLDECPGTAAGVRVNARGCPIDSDADGVPDHIDECPGTAAGVQVDERGCPVDVAIDRKFEDVNFAFDKSNLTDYARSTLDRTAAEIRQLIAEDANLQVTVEGHTDSVGSTAYNQALGVRRAGTVRDYLVKQGVDAARIETSSGGEKEPIASNETDKGRLLNRRAEIRARSGE
- the sohB gene encoding protease SohB, with translation MSILADVGAFALKLVLILALVGAIVTLVARGARSRGDDQPAPLEIRALHEQLRERAERIRLETASPAQRKALRKTLKRKRKDEDKAPGGQKERPRAFVLDFEGDLRASAVSALREEISALLLVAGSGDEIVLRLESPGGMVHGYGLAASQLARIGKRGIRLTVTVDKVAASGGYMMACVADRIVAAPFAVIGSIGVVMQMPNFHRLLKRKEIDFELLTAGEHKRTLTLFGENSDAARSKALEELEDTHTLFKDFIRDHRPQLDVDTVANGEHWFGTRAAELKLVDELMTSDDYLMQRMETHDLFGVRLRQPRPLMQRLAERVSMAVQRVREAALLRA
- a CDS encoding 5-formyltetrahydrofolate cyclo-ligase, giving the protein MESRERARAEARRARRTLAPAERRERAELAARAAMRLVARRRARRVALYIGHASEMPTLPLRRALLARGIAVYLPVIGRDGAMHFRRWRGGPVRRGAHGIPRPVGGARSTRSALDIVFLPMLAFDASGTRLGAGGGYYDRWLAGVRGRRPLLCGYAFAAQEAQRLPHAEWDIPISAVVTERGIRRLPE